The genome window TAATACGAAGCGGtgttatcgagcttaagagccagagaccgatcaataccgagcccgAATCAATACTGGGCCCCGAATCAATATctagctcgagtcaatatcgagctctgaATTTGGAGATCGATCAATATCAAGTccaatcaagatcgagctcataggcaagagccgttacagccgcactaagggagagaatctcggcaaaaattaggaaaaaactgatttatcatgggttccccactatgtatttttaattatatctaaagtaagatccctccactataagagggatgactaTATTTCTGTAAAAAAAACCCATTAAGGCAGTGATATAGAATATAACTCAGATACTGTTGATACACTCCTATTCTGAGAGATTATCCCTTtgagctttatacattgattcatcttgcttattcATAAATCATTCCCCTTTTAACTTTGTTTGTATTTTATTGTTTACTGTCAATATTCAACCGCGGGTCTATCACCCCAATTGGTTTAGTTaggaaattatatatatatattaaatattttctGCTACCTAATCACGGTCCgaaaaataagtaagaaaatcACTTATTTTTCAAGGAAACATTTTACTTTGTACCAAATACACCCTGAATTATTACTCTTTAGGATTTTTTTTTTATcggatttattttctttttatttgtttCTAGCGTTTCAGTTGGAGAGTTCGATGAACGCAAGGGACTTGATGACCTTCCGAAGCCACTTTGGACCATCAATCATTTTCAAGAATGACAACAATAATTTaagcaaaaaaaaagaaaagaaaaaacaataataataatataataaactatATTTCATCATAACGGAATAGTTGAAAAGTCAAGACCAACTTACGTGAGTTCGTACGTAGCTCTGTAGTATTCCTCAACGCGACCGTATTTTTCTTataaaaaaatcttttttaaCAACTTACCAACATCCAATCAAAAACTCGTGGAAGTAAAAAAAGAGACTTAAAGAAGGAAACTTTTATTATTTACTGGTAGGTAGTCGGAGATTGATAAGCTCGTCACGCTAGAAGATAGAGACGAACTCAGAACGTAAACTGTGTGGGTTCGGATCAGAGTCGAAGCCACATTGTTCTAATTGTGACCATTCTTTTGTTGAAAAAtacattatgtatatatataaaatattacttcagattttaaaggTATATAATATATTGAACACTTTTATTCGGATGTCACGGATCATTTAGGTTACTAGATTCAAAATTTTAGCAAAAGCTACTAAGTCGTTGTGGTTTTATTAGACATCCGTCCTGAATGATGATctctttttctttaatttaatatattttggttAGTAAGTTGCATGCATGCAATAAAATGGACCCACATTTTGCAAATAGTAGTATAATTACTTAAGGAAGatagaagaaaggaaaaaagaagtgGAAAAGCAAAAAACAAGAAGGAGAAAAGAAAGGAGGAAGAAGAGTACTAGAGAGTCGGTCTAGAGATTGTTaaaatatgagagagagagagaccaaTTTTTTAGGTTCCTTTAGATTTGCAGCATTTAAAGTTATTTAAAATTTCCGATTCTTGATCAGTTTCCTTTTACTTCTTTATTCCTTTTTTTACTCTGTTAATTCTCAAGTGTACTTTATTTCCATATTATAGTGATCTGATCTTTGTGATCTCATACAATCTCAGATACTATTTCCTCCTCTCTTGCTCTACATGTATTTGGTTTATTTAATTGTCCACATTCAAAGTTACAATCTTTACTAAATTATGGGggttttcattttctttccaataCACATCAGATTTTCTGTATCTTAAGAATATCATGTTCCTGTACTTGATGGATCCTGTGTTTATATATAGCTTTCCTTTCTGTATTGCTTAAGAAAGATACAATTTTCTTGACATTAGCAATAATGACTATAGAAGATCATACACAAAGCTGTAGCAATAGCAATAGCAGCAGTGCCAGTGCCACTAAAAAGTTGAAACAAAAAAAAGTTCCACAAAGAGGACTAGGTGTTGCTCAACTTGAGAGAATTAGATTGGAAGAACATATAAAAGATGAAACTTTGCATTCACCTAATGTTTTGTCACCAAATTCAATTGTCTCAGCACAAGATTCCACTCTTAGGCCTACCCTTAACTCCTCTTCAATCTCTTCACAAACACGATTAGCCTCGAAAAATTGTGAGTTTAGACCAAATCCATCTAAAACAACTGGTATGATAGGTGAAGGTGAAATGAATTTGTCAGCAATTTTGGGTCCAGGCTATGATGATTGCTCTAAATTGTGGAGTAGTGAGTACAATACTGAAGAAGAGAATAAGAAGTTGTATCAATATGGTGGTGTTAGGCCTAATCTAAATTTGTCACATGAACCCCAGATCCCAATTTTTTCTTTACCCAGTGTGCTGCTTAGATCACAACAATATCAGCAGCCTCCTTGTTCCTCATCAATGGTAAGCCAGCTTTCAGCTTACTTATTACTTGCAGTACTTAGAGGCGGATCCTGAATTTAAAGTTGACCGTTCGACCTATAGGCTCTTACCACTTAATCCGTTATATTTTTGGAATTATGCATTCACAATTTTATAGTTGTTGAAATTATAGTGATTTTTTCACAAATGTATTTATGCTAAAATGCTAGGTTAGTTGAACTATAATTCTATACTACATCCGCCTCTAGCAGTAGTAATCATTATTGGGCTAACATGTCTTTCTTTGTATTTAGTATGCTGAGGCTAATTAGTTTTATTGTGTATGGTGCAGGTGAATATCTCATCATCTGTAGGAAATCTTCATATGGAGCCCCCTTCAAACCAAAGTTATAATGGCTGTCACTATTTACCTCTTTGGCCAGAAGAAGTGAAGGTAAATTTAGTAGTCTTTCCTACCTGCATGATAGAAATAACAAAGAGCTAATAAATAAAGGATTAAAGGTTGCCAGGATATTCgactgtaaaaaaaaaaaagggctgTCTAGTGCACTAAGCAAAGGCCGGATCACAGGGGTGTACTGTatacaaccttaccatgcattTCTGCAATAGGTTGTTTCTACGGCTCGAGCCATTGATCTCCTGGttacatgacaacaactttaccagttacgccaaggctccctttCAGGATATTCCACTGTCTATTCTTGAAATTTCTTTTTTCTAATCTGTTTGTGCAGAAGAGATTGGTTTTGAGATTGTGGGTTGATAAACTATTATTTTGTTTGTTAATGTAGATGGTTGGCATAAAAAGACCATATCCATTCCCTCCAGAATACCCACCCGTccctgcatttcaaaaatttcctCTGTGCTATATTGCCCCTGTATCTGGATCACACGAATCAGCTTCCTTTAGCAGTGAATGCGCAGTAAATTCAGAATCAGGAACTCATCATAAAAGGTTTGATATCTCCCCTGAATATGGCATACATTTAGTTTTGAGTACATCTTGAGAAGTCTTTTTGGTCAATGTTTCAGAGAAGTTCCTTTAAAATCAAGAACTCTATCCGAGGTGAAACCAAGGAATGTTGTCAGAGGAAATAGAGTTCTCAATGGAGATTTTCTCACATTGGCTCCTCCTACAGCAGTTGGTAAAGGAAATCAGCAAGATTTATCTAACTCTGCTTCTCAGAACAGCGAGCTATTTAAATTCGAAACTGTACCCT of Nicotiana tomentosiformis chromosome 7, ASM39032v3, whole genome shotgun sequence contains these proteins:
- the LOC104099120 gene encoding uncharacterized protein, which translates into the protein MTIEDHTQSCSNSNSSSASATKKLKQKKVPQRGLGVAQLERIRLEEHIKDETLHSPNVLSPNSIVSAQDSTLRPTLNSSSISSQTRLASKNCEFRPNPSKTTGMIGEGEMNLSAILGPGYDDCSKLWSSEYNTEEENKKLYQYGGVRPNLNLSHEPQIPIFSLPSVLLRSQQYQQPPCSSSMVNISSSVGNLHMEPPSNQSYNGCHYLPLWPEEVKMVGIKRPYPFPPEYPPVPAFQKFPLCYIAPVSGSHESASFSSECAVNSESGTHHKREVPLKSRTLSEVKPRNVVRGNRVLNGDFLTLAPPTAVGKGNQQDLSNSASQNSELFKFETVPFQEVAEEPSTKPGLNRLVQQPLFRFFPSANVQIGQVGITKSNCQGDVGGKVDLNLKL